The DNA region CAAGACTGGCTCTCACGGCGGCGAGTCGCGTTCGATTCTGTCGCCTGCCATCATTGCCATCACGCGATTGGCACTGAACTATCCTTTGGCGACGTTGGCAGTCGCGATCGGAATTTCCGTGGCGTGCGTCGCGCTGACGGCTTCGCAGTTGAATTACAAGAGCAGCCGTCTGGATCTGCTCAATCCGAACAGCGATTACAACCGGCTGTGGATCGAGTACCTGGAAGAATTCGGCGACGAAGACGACGCAGTCATCGTCGTCGAAGGGGCCAATCGCGACGCGGTTGTTCCCGTGCTTTCGGAATTGTCGGCCGCCATGAACGAAGAAAAGCGGCTGTTTCACGCCATTTTGCACGAAGTCGACTTGAGTAAAGTGCGTGCCAAAGGGTTGCACTATCTCTCGGTCGATGAGCTTCGAGCGATCGAGGTCCAACTCGAACAGGCCTTGCAAATCGTCAGCGGCGCTTGGTCGCGATTGCAAGTGGGCCATTTGATTGCTGAGCGAATGCAAATGCTGGCGGCTGCCGAGCAAGGCACGCCGGGATTGAACATTGGCGCCGCTTTGAAGCAGTTGGAGCTGGTGGCCAACGGCTTGCTGGCCAGTTTGAGCGCGACGCCGCGGTATCAATCTCCGTTGCCTTGGGAAACGCCCTCGTCGCTGGCCACTGTCAGCGAACTGGGCAACGAATATTTTCTCGCCCGCAACGGCCAGCTTGGCTTTGTGCTGTTGCGCTTGGCCGTCGGCAAGGATGAATTTGCTCGCGGCAATGAAGCCATCGACGCGCTGCGCCAATTGATCGCACAGGCCCGGCTGCAGCATCCCGAAGTCAAAATCGGGCTGACCGGTCTGCCGATCATGGAAAACGACGAAATGCGCGCGAGCCAATCGTCGATGCTCTGGGCCAGTGCGCTTTCGTTTGTCGGCGTCGTGGCGGTGGTCGTCGCCGGCTTTGGCGGAATTCGCCACGCGGTCATGGCCAATCTTGTCTTGCTTATTGGCATGGCGTGGTCGTTTGGATATGTCACGCTGGCCGTCGGCCATTTGAACATCCTGAGCGTGACCTTCACCGTTACGCTGATCGGCATCGGCATCGACTACGGCACGTATTACATTTCGCGGTACATGCAATATCGGCGGGCCGGCATGGCATGTGAACCGTCGTTGTTGGAAACGACGCGCACGGTCGGCGCGAGCATCGCCACCGGCGCAATTACCACGGCGATCGCGTTTTTCGCGGCCGGTTTCACGCGATTTGTCGGCGTCGCGGAACTGGGCATCGTTGCCGGCGGTGGCATTCTGCTGTGTGCCGTGGCCCAACTGTTTGTGCTGCCGGCGCTGATTCACCTGGTCGATCACACGCGCTGGGGAAAAGCCAGCCCCGCGCCGCTGCCGATCCATAGTTGGGTCAATCCGCTGTTGAAGCTGCCCAAATTGATGATGATCGGCGGAGTCGCGGCCACGGTTATCGCGGCCATCGGCATGAAGGATTTGTGGTACGACCACAACCTGCTCCACATGCAGCCGCAGGGGTTGGAGAGCGTTGAACTCGAACGTCAATTGCTGGCCGAAGATCAAAGCATGTGGTACGCGCTGTCGATTTGCGACAGCCAACAAGAGCTGCTGGAGCGCAAGGAAAAGTTCCTGAAGCTGGCGAGCGTCGATCGCGTGAAGGAAATTGCATCGCTGTTTCCGACCAACATCGACGTAAAACAGCCGATCATTCAACGCATCAACGGCCGGCTGGCGAACCTGGCCGAACGCCCGCCGGCGGTCGCCATCGACCCCATTGATGAACTGGGCGCTGCCCTGGCCAAGGCCCAGCAATTGGCCGAACTGCAGCGCGACGGAGCGACCTGCGCGCGCAGCCTCGAACTGCTGCGCGACGCGCTGCGACGCCTGCCGGCCAGTGTGTGCTACGAAAGAATCTCGCAATTCCAGCAGCAAACCGCCGGCGAATTGCTCAGCCGCTTGCACGTCGTGCGGATGGTCTCGAACCCGCAGCCACCCCAGTTGACCGACCTGCCCGAAAGCCTGGTTGATCGCTTTGTGGGACATAATGGCAAGTTCTTGTTGCAGATCTATGGTCGCGGCAATATCTGGGATATGCAAGCGTTGAAGAAGTTTGTCTACGATGTTCGCAGCATCGACCCGCGAGCGACCGGCAATCCGTTGCAAGCCTACTGGGCTTCGCTCGAAATGAAAGAGAGTTTTGAGTACGCGGCGCTCTATGCGCTGCTGGTGATTGTCGCGGTGCTGTACCTCGATTTTCGTAATCTCGCCCAGTGCGCCATGGCCTCGCTCCCCTTGGCAATGGGATTGGCGGCGACCTTCGGGCTGCTGGGATATCTCGATCAGCCCCTTAACCCGGCGAATCTCATCGCGTTGCCGCTGCTGCTGGGAATCGGCATCGACTATGGCGTCCATATTGTGCATGAGTATCTGGAGCAATCGGGTCGCTACCGGATGTCGCAGGCGACGGCCGTGGCCGTGATGGTCGATGCGCTGACCACGATCATCGGTTTCGGCAGTCTGATGATTGCCAGCCATCGCGGTCTGCAAAGCCTGGGCCGAGTGTTGACGCTCGGAGTGGCCGCTTGCACCGTTGCGTCGATGTGGGTTTTACCAGCCGTCTTAGCCTGGTTGAC from Pirellulales bacterium includes:
- a CDS encoding MMPL family transporter, producing the protein MPQEGDDSIPVPGHQGVDDMEPSASKTGSHGGESRSILSPAIIAITRLALNYPLATLAVAIGISVACVALTASQLNYKSSRLDLLNPNSDYNRLWIEYLEEFGDEDDAVIVVEGANRDAVVPVLSELSAAMNEEKRLFHAILHEVDLSKVRAKGLHYLSVDELRAIEVQLEQALQIVSGAWSRLQVGHLIAERMQMLAAAEQGTPGLNIGAALKQLELVANGLLASLSATPRYQSPLPWETPSSLATVSELGNEYFLARNGQLGFVLLRLAVGKDEFARGNEAIDALRQLIAQARLQHPEVKIGLTGLPIMENDEMRASQSSMLWASALSFVGVVAVVVAGFGGIRHAVMANLVLLIGMAWSFGYVTLAVGHLNILSVTFTVTLIGIGIDYGTYYISRYMQYRRAGMACEPSLLETTRTVGASIATGAITTAIAFFAAGFTRFVGVAELGIVAGGGILLCAVAQLFVLPALIHLVDHTRWGKASPAPLPIHSWVNPLLKLPKLMMIGGVAATVIAAIGMKDLWYDHNLLHMQPQGLESVELERQLLAEDQSMWYALSICDSQQELLERKEKFLKLASVDRVKEIASLFPTNIDVKQPIIQRINGRLANLAERPPAVAIDPIDELGAALAKAQQLAELQRDGATCARSLELLRDALRRLPASVCYERISQFQQQTAGELLSRLHVVRMVSNPQPPQLTDLPESLVDRFVGHNGKFLLQIYGRGNIWDMQALKKFVYDVRSIDPRATGNPLQAYWASLEMKESFEYAALYALLVIVAVLYLDFRNLAQCAMASLPLAMGLAATFGLLGYLDQPLNPANLIALPLLLGIGIDYGVHIVHEYLEQSGRYRMSQATAVAVMVDALTTIIGFGSLMIASHRGLQSLGRVLTLGVAACTVASMWVLPAVLAWLTRKRPLIPWVADAVESYDHESAPAEALEAVVVVPTRRAA